A window from Numida meleagris isolate 19003 breed g44 Domestic line chromosome 21, NumMel1.0, whole genome shotgun sequence encodes these proteins:
- the PLPBP gene encoding proline synthase co-transcribed bacterial homolog protein — protein sequence MLRAGMAAGEGLGPALRAVTEQVKQAAARRPQGLPDVQPRLVAVSKTKPAEMVLDAYSHGQRSFGENYVQELLEKASDSRILSSCPEIKWHFIGHLQKSNVNKLITVPNLFMLETVDSVKLADKVNSSWQKKGSPQKLKVMVQVNTSGEDSKHGLPPRDTTAAVEHVINKCPSLEFVGLMTIGSIGHDLSKGPNPDFQVLLSLRQEVCEKLNLPIEKVELSMGMSTDFQHAIEVGSTNVRIGSTIFGERDYSNKADSGKAPAETKGKTEASTAQGH from the exons ATGTTGAGAGCGGGCATGGCCGCCGGGGAAGGGTTGGGCCCGGCGCTGCGCGCCGTCACCGAGCAGGTGAAGCAGGCAGCGGCGCGGAGGCCGCAG GGGCTCCCGGACGTGCAGCCGCGGTTGGTGGCCGTCAGCAAGACGAAGCCCGCGGAGATGGTGCTGGACGCCTACAGCCACGGGCAGCGGAGCTTCGGGGAGAACTAC GTTCAAGAGTTGCTAGAAAAGGCATCAGACTCCAGA ATTCTGTCTTCTTGTCCAGAGATCAAGTGGCATTTTATTGGCCATCTGCAGAAAAGTAATGTCAACAAGTTGATCA CTGTCCCTAACCTGTTCATGTTGGAAACAGTGGATTCTGTGAAACTGGCAGACAAAGTCAACAGCTCGTGGCAGAAAAAGGGATCACCTCAGAAGCTGAAAGTCATGGTGCAAGTTAACACTAGTGGAGAAGACA GTAAGCATGGCCTGCCTCCCAGAGACACCACAGCTGCTGTGGAGCATGTTATCAACAAGTGTCCAAGCCTGGAGTTTGTGGGGCTGATGACAATTGGCAGCATCGGACATGACCTTAGCAAAGGGCCAAATCCTGACTTCCAG GTGCTGCTTTCTTTGCGTCAGGAAGTGTGTGAAAAGCTGAATCTCCCCATTGAGAAGGTGGAGCTGAGCATGGGCATGTCCACAGACTTCCAGCACGCA ATAGAGGTTGGATCCACAAACGTCAGGATCGGAAGCACTATTTTTGGAGAGCGCGATTATTCCAACAAGGCAGACAGTGGTAAGGCCCCTGCTGAAACTAAAGGCAAAACAGAGGCCTCAACGGCACAGGGTCATTag
- the ERLIN2 gene encoding erlin-2, translating to MAQLGAIAALVLSFLAAAFLSAIHKIEEGHIGVYYRGGALLTSTSGPGFHLMLPFITSYKSVQTTLQTDEVKNVPCGTSGGVMIYFDRIEVVNFLIQSAVYDIVKNYTADYDKALIFNKIHHELNQFCSVHTLQEVYIELFDQIDENLKLALQQDLTTMAPGLIIQAVRVTKPNIPETIRRNYELMESEKTKLLIAAQKQKVVEKEAETERKKALIEAEKIAQVAEITYGQKVMEKETEKRISEIEDAAFLAREKARADAECYTAMKVAEANKLKLTPEYLQLMKYKAIAANSKIYFGKDIPNMFMDYAGSQTKFSEGLAEGIHEEDGAGPSEDTKLLQNTN from the exons ATGGCCCAGCTGGGCGCCATCGCCGCGCTCGTCCTCAGCTTCCTCGCCGCCGCCTTCCTCTCCGCCATCCACAAGATCGAGGAGGGCCACATCGGCGTCTACTACCG CGGCGGCGCGTTGCTGACCTCCACCAGCGGGCCCGGCTTCCACCTCATGCTGCCCTTCATCACGTCCTACAAGTCAGTGCAG ACCACGCTGCAGACCGATGAGGTGAAAAACGTTCCCTGCGGTACGAG CGGAGGAGTGATGATTTACTTTGACAGAATTGAGGTGGTGAATTTCCTGATCCAGAGTGCAG TATATGATATAGTGAAGAACTACACTGCTGACTATGACAAAGCTCTCATCTTCAACAAGATTCACCATGAGCTTAACCAGTTCTGCAGTGTCCACACGCTCCAGGAGGTCTACATCGAGCTGTTTG ATCAGATTGATGAAAACCTTAAACTGGCATTGCAGCAAGACCTAACTACAATGGCCCCTGGATTAATTATACAG GCAGTTCGAGTTACAAAGCCAAACATCCCTGAAACAATCCGGAGGAATTATGAGCTCAT GGAGAGCGAGAAGACCAAGCTGCTGattgcagcacagaagcagaaggTGGTGGAGAAGGAAGCGgagacagagaggaagaaggccCTCATTG aggcagaaaaaattGCTCAAGTTGCTGAAATAACTTATGGAcagaaagtgatggaaaaagaaacagagaaacgGATTTCAGAGATTGAAG atgCTGCGTTTCTTGCAAGAGAGAAGGCAAGAGCTGATGCTGAATGCTATACTGCTATGAAAGTAGCCGAAGCTAACAAG CTGAAGTTAACTCCCGAGTACTTGCAGCTGATGAAATACAAGGCTATTGCAGCAAACAGCAAGATTTATTTTGGCAAAGATATTCCCAACATGTTCATGGACTATGCAGGTAGCCAGACTAAGTTTTCGGAGGGACTGGCAGAAGGAATCCACGAAGAGGATGGGGCAGGACCTAGTGAGGACACAAAACTGCTTCAGAACAccaactga